The DNA segment GTATTCCCACTCCATTATCACTGATTATTAACTCGTAAAAACCGTCTTCATAAGCATGGAGTTCTATCCTGAATTCTCCTTCCTCCTGATGGGGGAATGCATACTTCAGGGTGTTGGTAACCAGTTCACTGACAATCAATCCACAGGGAATAGCTGTTTCCAGTCCCATCATCACTTCGTCCAGTACAATGATAGTCCGGATCCGGTTGGAGTCCACACCATAGGAGTAGAAGAGATCAGAAACCAGACTCCGAATGTAGTCTGCGAAGTTAATTTCAGAAAAGTTGCGTGATTTATAGAGCTTTTCATGGATCATGGCCATGGATTTAACCC comes from the Methanobacterium formicicum genome and includes:
- a CDS encoding sensor histidine kinase; the protein is VKSMAMIHEKLYKSRNFSEINFADYIRSLVSDLFYSYGVDSNRIRTIIVLDEVMMGLETAIPCGLIVSELVTNTLKYAFPHQEEGEFRIELHAYEDGFYELIISDNGVGIPENFDLDETETLGLQLVKSLVNQLEGTVELIREGGTMFKIKFKELEYKERI